The region agtttttgtacattttctttcacgttttcggcaaatctgcgacgtgaaatgaccaaatttcaagttttatggagaacgtgaacaaaaggcagcgaatttgaattttctgtcgtagattcaatacggcacctcctaattcagttcctggaaactTACACTAGTTTTaagaagttagacaagccgacataatgacgaaaaagattaataaacctgaacttgcagttttaaatgacgttttcgttaccgtcacgtcgcagatcttaaactccctgtaAGCCCGTGCAGGAGACGTTGCGAGAGGAACAATATTAAAGCACATACAGATTTGAATACCATCCTAAACTCATTTTGATGAAGCATTTACCGTCTGAGGGCGCAAGGTCCGTGAGATCAGCAGCTTTAACTTCTACTTTGTAAAACAAAATAGGAATGCCATTTTCACTGGGTGGTTCCCATGTTACTTCAAGCTCTGTTCCAGAGAGAGACTTCGCAGCTACACTCCGAGGGCTATTTGGTAGAACAACCTTCAAACCAAAAAATCAAACTCTCCGACCTTCACTTTCCACAACTGTATCTTTTAATTAATTGATCACTCACATAAACTTATGAGGAAATTTTTACCAATGAAATAATCACAATAACACAACTCTTAAATCTCAGAAGAAAATGGGGAAAAAGTGAAGTGAAATCAAGAAGATTACCTGCGTCGTTGCTCCCTCATCTTCTGACGAGGTGGTTACTTCTGACATTTCTTCCGGTAAGACAGTTCCTGTTTTATGTACTGATGACATTGTTCTTCCCGTAAGTGAAAGTGACGACGTATCACCTTCGTCTGTCAAAGGTTCTCGTTCTTTGTCTTGTAATGAGATCGCTTGTTCCCCTTGCAATGGTAAAGTGTTTGTTTCTTTATATACTGATGGAGTTGTACCCTCTCCGTCTACTGGTGAGGGTGTAGACTTTTCGTCTGGTAATGTGATTATTCCTTCTTCTTCTGATGAGgttgtttcttcttcttcaggTGAAAACGTTATTTTTCCGTTGTCTGGTAAGGAGGTTGCGGCTTCTTCGTCTGGCGGTGATgcgattatttttccttctgGACTTAAGGGTTTTAGTTCTTCTTCTGATGCTATCTCTGTAACCGGAAAAACCGTGGTCCCTTCGTTTAACGGAGCTGTAGTCTTCGTTTCGAGCGGAGAGGTCGTTGGGATTTCTCCACCCGATGTAGATGGATTACTGCTTACTGTACCGGAAAGCGAAACTATCGTTGAAGTGGATGGTCTCACATCTGCATGTGTTTCTGATGTCCGCTCTGGAACAGAATAAGCTATGGTTCCTTCGTTTAACGGAGCTGTGGTCTTCGTTTCGAGCGGATAGATCGTTGGGATTCCTCCATACGATGTTGATGGACTACTGCTTACTGTACCGGAATGTGAAACTATCGCTGGAGTGGATGGTGTCACAACTGCATTTGTATGTGAGGCTGTCTCTGGAACGGAAAAAACTGTGGTTCCTTCGTTTAAGGGAGCTGTGGTCTTCGATTCGAGCAGAAAGGTTGTTGCGATTCCTTCATCAGATGTAGATGGAATACCGCTTGTGATAGGTAACGTTGTTGGAATCGCAGCAAGacctaaaaattttttttacccAAGATTAACATATCATTTTTTTCCAAGTCTTTAATTTAAACACATTGTATAGAAATTTATTCACAAAACTCTCATTGAGATGACAGCATATAAGAGATGTATATTTGTTCTTGTGATTTCGCATGACAATGATCATCTCACTAGCGAGCAGCTCCCAGATGGCTtggtagctcagtcggtaaagcAGTGCAGTGGGGTATACGAAAGGGTTTGGAATCCCCTTACTTTTGCCAGAGAATTTCCAATCGCAACGTCAAGTTTAATACCCTTGCAAGACTagatttttttcaggctttttttcAAAGGCTTTGGTCTGCGTTTCCTTCACGgtgattgttgtttgtttttcatttgtttgagcaggttgaaggtttggcagctattcagctgatgtggatcTGCTATACCctcccacccacccacccatacactcacaaaggacaCTCACAACACTGGGGACTCCATCCCCTGCACTTCACGAATGGTGtctgggttctttaacgtcacACAGAGAACTTATGAACCTATATGCATGAACCTTATGAACCttagggcctacggtttatagtcatTATCCAAGAATCATTTTTGTATAAAACATCGTGCTCATACTCAGCTGAAATGAGAGGAAAAAGCATACCACTGAGATTCTTTACGAAGACAATTGGTGGGTAGGACATATCACTCTTGTAAGGGTATTTCGTGATGAGCGCTACATTCTTGCATATGTAGCAGGCTTGTTTCCCTTTCCGCCACCACTCGATCGCTTCACAACCTTCGCCACAATAACTCCGACATTCCCGTGCAGTCGTTCCTCTTTTTACAAGTGTTCTCCCAGGTggtgtgcaccaatatggcttGTATTTTTTCCACTTCTTGTCTAAAAGACGAAAAGACGTCAAGAATAAAATTAGACGCTAAATAGtcgcaaaaaaataaatttataggGCTGTGCAATTCATATTTTACCTTTTTTGGGTGTTCTTGGTTTACTGGATAGTTTCCCATTTGGTAAAGAAGTTAGTCTTTGCTTTTCTGATGAGGAGGTTGCTATAACCGGAACAGATGTTGCTGTTCCATCATCTTCTGGCGATAACGTTGTTTGCTGCTGTAGTGATGATGTTTTTCTTTGCCAATGCAATGAATATTTAGTTGCTTCATGTGATGGGGTGGTTCCCTCCTTGTTTACTCCTGAAGGGGTTCCTTTGTCCTCTGGTGAAGTGGCTCTTCCCTCCTTTAAAGGTGAAGAGGTTGCGTGTGGCTCTTCTTTTCCAGTGAAAgttaaattgttgttttgtgatgAGGTATTCTTTCCCACTTTATCTGTCGTGGATAATGGAGTCTCTTCTTGAGCTCTAGTAAAGGGGCCGGCCACTGTGACAGTGGAGAGTATCATGGCTATAGTTGCTGTAGTAACTTCGTTTGAAGAAATCGTGGTGATTCTTTCATCCAACGAAGTTGTTGACGTTCTCACAGTGTGCTTTGCAACTGGTGAAATATTGAAGAGAGCCGCACCTGTGTTAAAAAGATAATAAGTTGATTTGTACAATTTAATGGCATACTTTTGGACTTACATGTCTAACCAGAGGCGTATATGGCAAAGATCATACAGGAGATCAGGCGAACTAGCACAtgacaaacagaaaaaaaaagactgtaCAAATAAATATACAATTTAGGATACATAATTAAAGCTAAAGCTATCTATTATACCCTCTGAGAAAGAGTGCGAAAGCACTAAGGGAGGAGTTATGGTTCCTGGTTAAACGAAAAGTTGTATGATAGTTTACAAGGACTGGAAATAATCTCTAAGTTTACCGCGTTTATAGTTTGAAAGATTGAGAGAATTGCGTAATGAGAGAGGAATGTCATTCCAAATTCGGAGACCCTGCATGTATCCGTAAAGAGAAAGAGTATTTCTGAGTATGGAGATGTAAGTTATCTTTCTTCCTTGTAAAATATTGATGACAAACAGAATTAAGTTTAAGAGAGACAAGATTGGAATGGGCTTGAGAATCTTTTGCATatgaaagaaaacgaaacaagaGACCTGATGCTTATAAATATTGAATATATTGAGAATGTTTAATGTGCTAAATAGAGAGTAGTCATGGGCACGCGGGGGAGAGTGAGTCATGATTCTTAGGGCTTCCTTTTGGAGACCAAACATTGGTTGTAGATGAGAGGGATATGTAGAGGCCCAAACGATAGAACAGTACTGAAGGTAGGGGAGTATTAGAGTATTTGTAAGAAAACTCTGACGAGATTTGGTGATGCTGTGATGTGTGGTTGCCATGACAGGTTTTGACGGATAATGACTCCTAAAAATCTCGTGTTTTCTACTCTTTTTAGTCTCTTGTTATCAATGGCTATAGAGAGAGCATCACTCACGATTTCTTCTAATTTCAGTTAATTTGAAGTCTCGCAAATTGGTAAAGCACTCGTGCTCGCCGGGCTAAATAAACTtcagacttaaataaagtcatcattattattattattattattattattattaattaagtaattaaggAAGTGAAATGCAGCTTTCATCGACACAATTCTGACGTCTCGCACTTTTAGCGACAAGAAAACGACATGGGTTTTCAGTAAAGTTCATATCATTCGAAAAAAAAGGTTCATACCATTCGGCTTTTTAACGAACACGATTGGTGGAAAGGACATATCACTCTTGTAAGGGTATTTCGTGATGAGCGTTACATTCTTGCATATGTAGCAGGCTTGTTTTCCTTTCCGCCACCACTCGACTGCTTCACAGCGATCGCTACAATAACCCTGACATTGCCGTGCAGTAGTTCCTCTTCTAACAAACGTTCTCCCTTGTGGTGTGCACCAGTATGGTCTGTATTTTTTCCACTTcttctctaaaaataaaaacgtaAAAAGAAGTCACTGATGTAACAGACACAAAAGTTTATAGCATTGGTGCTGGTTCTTTCCCTTTTTGGCGAAGCCGGATTCCTATTTTAAATTGTGGCAACGCTTTTTATACTAATTTCCTTTAAGCATCTTTGAGGCCTTCCATATCATAATAATGGAAAACCTATAACAAAGGTGTTCGGTTATGGGTGGTTTTCACGCATTACATCATATTAtccatgttggtggacaaaaactaaagatctctcattagctcctttgtTCGTCCGACAGCAATTGAACATTGCACCATTGTCATAAGAGTCTCTAGTCTAGagattattaattattattagtatcacccaacttgtGGACTAATGGAAAGGCCGCATGTttattggctacgctactagaggactattagtagtagtcctcgagtagcgaaaagcgtgacgctttctttcgttttcttcccaaataacttgcatttgctaactttattattgccttttctgtccgactagttgggtgatactaaaacaattagacccttcgccctcaaggccCACGGGCGCTTTCTTTGTAAAACgattgggaaaatccccgtataaggggccgtacgcattagtagggccggaaaaagccgcaCGGCCCTGGTAGGAACACatactgctccgtgcgatgagattttagaggatttcgtcaGTTTTAAACATCAAAGTTATTTACaaccagaaaagcaaatgcaaacaacatattagatacattttctatgcaaattgcaaatttttgttacttattttgtccaaacttcacgTTCTGAGTGCACAGGAATAGGGTAAAGAGTCtgtatgataaaatgcttattccATGATTGAGTTTAGGTCGCTGCCCTCCGTCGTATTATTATTGCTATCACATATACTGAAGTATTAGCGTTAACGATATCACTCCAAGAGTCGCGTCCACACTTAGTGCCTTTTCGAAACGGTTTTCAGCCGTCCATACAAAGCCCACCGGTATCAGTTCCTTTGTCTTTGCACAGATTTTTTGGTTCACATGCGTAAGGAAGTTGGTGTTTGATTTGACTGAAATCGTTTCACCTCGACTTTCATGCACCGATCTCCCAGAGCCCCTTGGTCCTGCAGAGAAGCTGCTCATACACTCCGGGCAATTACGGTAGTTCAACAATAGCACTTTTTCCATGATCACTTTCGTTAGCTCGAGCGGCCAGTCATTTGCCGATAATCTCCACACAGAATGAGGCAGAGAAATAGAAGGGTTTTTTACAATTCCTGCCCCGTATTCCTTGCATAATCAAATCATATTAGTTCTGTTAGTTTAGCAAGTCTTTTCATGGCAATTTTTGTCTCATTTAATCAATTATTGTGAAAAAATTTGCTTGGCGCTGCATGagcgatttctaaatggattGAAATTTATCAGTCGCATCCGACTGCGGTCATCAAGAGATATCTATTAATATCAGTTCAATCAGTTGTTATCAAATGGATAACAATTCAAGGCTCACATGTATCACATATGGCAGCTCCGTAACATTGCATTATATTTTGTCGCGTGAccttctttttattgcattgttagtaaataggccattttcgaaatatcaaatattcggcttgatagtgaggcagtgaggacaaaaacaatagaaacacgttggaatcaATGtgcaaaatatttgcatatcatctactttcctttgtctttgtcctctaaacctctcttttaagctgaattttaatatatcgaaaaaggcatATTCTCCGCCGATCAGTTCACTGGTTGATTCCTGAGTCTCTCACATATGAAGCAGAGATCGCAATTTAAGATAGTGGGTTACGGAGATATCGGATGGAGATAAGTAGGAAATTCATTTACTTGAGAAAACAAAGCTTACCTTTCAGAAGACCGAAGGGTGTAAACGCGAGGGAGACcaagacaaacaggcaaacaccaactatACTTGCCTTTGTCATTTCCTATTTTGCGATTGTTCCACTACCAAtctaagaaataaaaaagaaattgtacAAACTAACAAATGTAGCtttgaaatcaagaaaaatgagAACCCAGTTCACTGACCTTGCCTAAAGTTTCGATAAAGTTACCACGCGAAATCAAAGTGTTGACGGCTGGAGCAACGAGTTGGAACTTAATACTCTGCGACACGATTGTTCTCAGCAAGTTTTGAGCACATACCAAGATGACTTTTCCAGCATGCTTTGAATTCTCTTCGCAGTTTTATTCAAATTGTAGGAGATTCTGTCCTGCGTAAACATTTGTTTAAGATCATCTCCTTTAATGAATGACGTAAGTGCCTTATGGATAAACTCTCCTTGAAGACAGGGAATGTTACGGGGTTTTTTTCACCATTTTTTACAAATCTGACCCAGTCCAATCCTGAGGAATAAGGAATGCTCTCAAATTGGCTTGCGGAAAGTTCAGCTCAAAGTTGCGGGGACGGAAGAGGCACGCCCAACAATCAATGACACATTTCCGTCGTCTGTCTTCCATCCTTCAAGAGACTGTTGTCTCCCTTGTCACTGTTCAACAGTGTTGTTTCATGAATAACATATCATTAACGATTTCGATGACATTTACTCAGCATACCTTGAAGTGCAATCATGCGAGGAATGTTCTGCCTTTCTAGTGCGATGACTTTCCACTGCACTGGATGCATTAATCCGTTGAAGGAGGCGCAGACAGCCCTGTAGTAAGGGTATATAAAAAGGTCCACTGAACGGTCTTATTTTTCACTCTCgcggaaaaaaatgaagaaatttaGGTTATTAACCATTTggtttgtttcattttgctgtGGTATAATTCGTCTGAAAATGGGACCAGATAACAGGCGGAAAATAGCACTGGATCCATTATTTGTCTTAAACACAATTGAGTTTAGggttataattttaaaaaagcgtAATTCATCAAGTTCTCAGACGaattaaacaaatgaaaaaacagCCAGAAATGTAAGCATTATCTAAATCTGTCTAAATACGAGAAAAAACAATTAATGTCTGAGAAATACAGAcagaaagaaatgtaagcattatctaaataggaaaaaaaaaacaattaacgGGAAATTCCAATTTTTCGCAAAGTCAAAGCCCGGAAATAACACCAATTCGAAACAAAGCTGAATGCGGGAAAAAAGACATTTGACTCTGTACATTTACCTCCACGAGCAGGACACGAGTCATCTCTGGAAGAAACCCTACTTTTTGGCAAATTTCTGTACAGATTTCACATAACTACAACTCCGTCAAGAAAATCTGATGAATACACTGCCACACCTAAAAATTCTGAGACTCGCTCTTCCGACTGCGAACGCCGCCAAATGCTACAAAAGGGCGCATAATGATGACTGACAGCGCACATGTCGGACAACGGCTATGTATGTTAACatagaaaaatattttaagCCATTTACTGTGGTGGGTGAAACACACACTATACCGACTGGAAAAGCAGTGAGCCATTAGTTCTTGGCCTAACAGTACATGTACCGTTCTCTTAAATAAGTTATACGTTGTGGTGCAACATGTCCTTTTGGAAGAGTTAAGAATGGAGATAGCAACCTTAATTAAAGGAAGAGGAATATAAAATAACATCGCCATTATTGACTAAATTGAGTGACATTGTTAATACGTGGATTTCACGCAAAAAGTCATCGATAATTGACTATTTTCAACATCGGCaccccataatgcaatacgttttggggggtcTTTACATAAAtataatacaagttatttactcttgggactttATTATGCTGCAGTGAACTGAATATCCATTGTTTTGATGcaaataccccccccccccccctcctcccaccacccccaaaatgaactgtattatgggactggtgaaaaaaaaaaaagcgaagacAGTAATTCGTTTCCAGTAGCTTCCAGAAAAATTCTCACGGCTTTGCGAGGTTACTCAGACCAGTATTTTGCAAAGGCTCACAAGCTCAAACGAAACGTCGTGAAGGTAGTACTGGTATCAGTTTCATTGTTCTTGCCTGTTTTGGGAGATATGGATTTTTTCTATTAATGAATTGATGATTTTTGCTATCCAGAGTGCCGCAAATTTGGAAAATCAATGGTTTCACATCCGCGAACTCCCATTTACCATTGTTGATAACGGCTGTTGTCAAGGACGACCACAAGATGAGGTTCAAAACGAACGTACTCAAAGAATCAAAGCGTATCCTTTACAGACAGTCCTTCCATTTTGCACTTTTCCGTGTAAGTTGCTCGTTGCGATGAACATCGTAAAGGAGACACGAGCTACACTTAAAACTGTCTCATTTGAGCTTAAAAATGTGAATGTATTAAAGCCTCACCGAGACACTGAAaaactgtgcagaccgtctgtaaaatgaaaattctgttagcctgaattaggcctaaataacattcggttagcctaattaggcataaataacattcaggttagcctgtttacggttagctctcattaatagtgagggtaacgctatattttacccctggtctgcacgatctgcagtctgcgttttggggtGACCGAGCTTCACCCGAATTCTAGTTTCCCTTTTCTATGATCTGTTTTGTTCTGTGGCTCTGTATCAGTATCAATGATGGGTCTGGGTTTACAAGACACGTGGAAACATTTTGTCCCCAACAACTGTATCAGTCTGCAGGGTTTCAGTCAAGGTGATCAAAAGAGTGAAATCTTGTTGTACTTGCCCAATGAATGCCATTTTACTGTAGATCGTCAACAATGTATTGGTGACACCTGTACTATCGTCTATGAAAACACTCTTTACCCTCACACAGAAAAATTATTAAGGGTAAGCTTACTCTTTCTGCAGTTTCTTATAGGGAATAATTAACCTGCGATGCATAATTGTTTTCCCCACAACACTTTGCATAAACTACCGGTATTGTTTTCAGATGTACTTGGGAATAGTtgacaatagtttatgcaaaatttgtggggaaaacaaaatgttccAAGGGGTTATATGAAAGTTGCTCATACTGTTTGCCTTATTTACAAATAGGATTTTCTTTGAATCCATTGACCTCTGAATCATGCcgcattgacgagtaaaaacaTCTGgcataagacagagtaaaatctagtaAGTCTCACTCCTGAGAGTCATTGGGTTAACCTTAACTTATACAATAACTATGCAGATAAAGACTTGGTGAGTTGTGTGGGTTGGACAACAGCAGATGAACTGTATTCCAGTGGGTAGGTAGTGTGTTTGTATGTACAAGGTACTCTATTATAACATATTTTCACTATGAATCATAGGGTCATTAATAATggcttattttcaatttttacctCCCAGCGATGACCACAGCATTCTAAAATGGAATTTGTTATCAGATGAGACAACACAGGTAACATTTTTGTAGGATCAAACAGGGCTGATATGGCAGAGGTGACTTGTTAGTCTTTGTACCCTTTCATTTGCTCCATAGGTCATTAAGTTACCTACAGAAATTTTCCCAACTGATATACACTGGTTTCCAAGAAGTGCTGGAGGAAAGAAGCAGAGTCAATCTGAACTATTTGTTCTCACATCTACAGATGGTGAGTTGAGTTTGGAGTGTCAGAGACAAATCTCAGATAAAATTTATGTTAAAGAGAACACTTTATCCTTTTGCAGGTAAATTTCACCTTATTTCTCGCAATGGTCGTATTGAGAAGTCTGTGGAGGCTCATAGAGGTGCTGTACTCTCTGGCAGATGGAGCTTTGATGGCTCGGCAATGGTTACAGGTTTGGAGTTTTAATAAAGTACTATTGCATTTGGGTTTGGTGGGAGGctttaaaggtatttttttagTTGACCACATTTGCATAATTAAGATTCACACATTTCATCTAAGCTGCTCCTCATAATCAGGTGGCAAATTAAAATTGCTTTGAAAAAATTGCTTTGTTatgccaaattttcaaaatgagaATATTTCAACAGTTATATCTCTACCttgtaaaatacaattttttaaattcttaaattaatttttttttttgcacattGCCTGTTATGCTTCAAAACAGTACTTTTAAATTGGTTTTGAAACACTTTGTAGTTTGAAGGAAAATGTAAACAGTGAGTTCTAACAGGTTTCTCTCTAAGCTACAGACAGAATTTCATTTAAATTAGCACCCATGAAGAATGCATAAGTGAAAGCTGTGTACATCATACTAgtataaattttgacaattcACCCTGGAATTTTCAGGAAAATTAAAGCTGTCTGACCCTACTCAAGCTGTTGTTCCCATTGCCATAGTTAGTCAGCTGCACCTTAAATATCATACCTCtatggagggtgtaaactgcaggttagGGTTACTGTCATTGCTtcaccataactgaaacaacaaaacctttactaatgctaacataaggcctaaacactatgctttgAATTATGTTTAAGCCtataaggttagcatttttgttaaggtttgggttgtttcagttatggtaaaacaatgacctgcaacctgcactttacattCTTGGATACCTCTGTAACTGTTAAATATCAAGTTTTGATGATTTTTATCTACTTTGTTTTGGTTGGAATTCTGTTGATCCTTTGACTCCCAAGCTGGCCTGAACCAGCCAtaattagtattttactctgtctaatgccagacgattttactcgtcagtggggaacc is a window of Montipora capricornis isolate CH-2021 chromosome 13, ASM3666992v2, whole genome shotgun sequence DNA encoding:
- the LOC138028716 gene encoding uncharacterized protein isoform X2; amino-acid sequence: MTKASIVGVCLFVLVSLAFTPFGLLKEKKWKKYRPYWCTPQGRTFVRRGTTARQCQGYCSDRCEAVEWWRKGKQACYICKNVTLITKYPYKSDMSFPPIVFVKKPNVAKHTVRTSTTSLDERITTISSNEVTTATIAMILSTVTVAGPFTRAQEETPLSTTDKVGKNTSSQNNNLTFTGKEEPHATSSPLKEGRATSPEDKGTPSGVNKEGTTPSHEATKYSLHWQRKTSSLQQQTTLSPEDDGTATSVPVIATSSSEKQRLTSLPNGKLSSKPRTPKKDKKWKKYKPYWCTPPGRTLVKRGTTARECRSYCGEGCEAIEWWRKGKQACYICKNVALITKYPYKSDMSYPPIVFVKNLSGLAAIPTTLPITSGIPSTSDEGIATTFLLESKTTAPLNEGTTVFSVPETASHTNAVVTPSTPAIVSHSGTVSSSPSTSYGGIPTIYPLETKTTAPLNEGTIAYSVPERTSETHADVRPSTSTIVSLSGTVSSNPSTSGGEIPTTSPLETKTTAPLNEGTTVFPVTEIASEEELKPLSPEGKIIASPPDEEAATSLPDNGKITFSPEEEETTSSEEEGIITLPDEKSTPSPVDGEGTTPSVYKETNTLPLQGEQAISLQDKEREPLTDEGDTSSLSLTGRTMSSVHKTGTVLPEEMSEVTTSSEDEGATTQVVLPNSPRSVAAKSLSGTELEVTWEPPSENGIPILFYKVEVKAADLTDLAPSDGLDGDRSFRVPGTKRSLIVDSLSPDTQYRIVVLAENPYGQGPQAEGVYTRTSKSFRARIESSKPEEERLTSCVSVDVDVNVYVLNASHGVWPHSGLCPVFIASNASKHDNYRVSADLFVPKTRGLNNNVYFGILFNAAAENHFDFVVFRFGDSDGTCFQTGVMREGQMDWFGSQSGSCPYGAPYKERWIHTMLEVRDSEVTVFLNDVYLTSYQGHIPQKASVGVVLANNEGNVARFKDLTVTDQPSLPFYMKSCASLQHHSEYYTLINQNDVWSRGFCRVLLKDTPVKNGPSYQISVDFYSEMDWSGDRISYVGILFNARDINNADFIYFRPLWKDHCYQTGYLLGSREMREASTRGHCSRVIKSGKWFNVRLEIRGYKVYVMLNNKHTTTFKSHYQSSADLTPGIGLLVTGGCQKSMRFKNFVVSSLPELPFVYKNCQGARVTANVFKLMSHNSNEHDEYQGICRALFPEVPVGKNYVLSVNIHGLGSIMGEKYGVIFNAKSADSFEFVCIRPYNRDNCIQVGCLQDNEVKIYSKPKILSCGYGSLRGGSWHNIRVKVAGSEVKVLIDDLTVAVFMSHFDQSGRGGVILGSGVERKLSFTDYAIIT
- the LOC138028716 gene encoding uncharacterized protein isoform X1, which gives rise to MTKASIVGVCLFVLVSLAFTPFGLLKEKKWKKYRPYWCTPQGRTFVRRGTTARQCQGYCSDRCEAVEWWRKGKQACYICKNVTLITKYPYKSDMSFPPIVFVKKPNGAALFNISPVAKHTVRTSTTSLDERITTISSNEVTTATIAMILSTVTVAGPFTRAQEETPLSTTDKVGKNTSSQNNNLTFTGKEEPHATSSPLKEGRATSPEDKGTPSGVNKEGTTPSHEATKYSLHWQRKTSSLQQQTTLSPEDDGTATSVPVIATSSSEKQRLTSLPNGKLSSKPRTPKKDKKWKKYKPYWCTPPGRTLVKRGTTARECRSYCGEGCEAIEWWRKGKQACYICKNVALITKYPYKSDMSYPPIVFVKNLSGLAAIPTTLPITSGIPSTSDEGIATTFLLESKTTAPLNEGTTVFSVPETASHTNAVVTPSTPAIVSHSGTVSSSPSTSYGGIPTIYPLETKTTAPLNEGTIAYSVPERTSETHADVRPSTSTIVSLSGTVSSNPSTSGGEIPTTSPLETKTTAPLNEGTTVFPVTEIASEEELKPLSPEGKIIASPPDEEAATSLPDNGKITFSPEEEETTSSEEEGIITLPDEKSTPSPVDGEGTTPSVYKETNTLPLQGEQAISLQDKEREPLTDEGDTSSLSLTGRTMSSVHKTGTVLPEEMSEVTTSSEDEGATTQVVLPNSPRSVAAKSLSGTELEVTWEPPSENGIPILFYKVEVKAADLTDLAPSDGLDGDRSFRVPGTKRSLIVDSLSPDTQYRIVVLAENPYGQGPQAEGVYTRTSKSFRARIESSKPEEERLTSCVSVDVDVNVYVLNASHGVWPHSGLCPVFIASNASKHDNYRVSADLFVPKTRGLNNNVYFGILFNAAAENHFDFVVFRFGDSDGTCFQTGVMREGQMDWFGSQSGSCPYGAPYKERWIHTMLEVRDSEVTVFLNDVYLTSYQGHIPQKASVGVVLANNEGNVARFKDLTVTDQPSLPFYMKSCASLQHHSEYYTLINQNDVWSRGFCRVLLKDTPVKNGPSYQISVDFYSEMDWSGDRISYVGILFNARDINNADFIYFRPLWKDHCYQTGYLLGSREMREASTRGHCSRVIKSGKWFNVRLEIRGYKVYVMLNNKHTTTFKSHYQSSADLTPGIGLLVTGGCQKSMRFKNFVVSSLPELPFVYKNCQGARVTANVFKLMSHNSNEHDEYQGICRALFPEVPVGKNYVLSVNIHGLGSIMGEKYGVIFNAKSADSFEFVCIRPYNRDNCIQVGCLQDNEVKIYSKPKILSCGYGSLRGGSWHNIRVKVAGSEVKVLIDDLTVAVFMSHFDQSGRGGVILGSGVERKLSFTDYAIIT